A window of the Bradyrhizobium diazoefficiens genome harbors these coding sequences:
- a CDS encoding YciI family protein, producing the protein MRFMMLMIPLGYETAPADVQLDPERVAAMMRYNEALKDAGVLITLDGLHPPSMGARVSFATGVPVVTDGPFAESKEVLGGYWMIEVSSRDEAIAWAKKCPASPNEIIEIRQVQEMSDFPPDAAAAGFENLKN; encoded by the coding sequence ATGCGATTCATGATGCTGATGATCCCGCTCGGCTATGAGACCGCGCCGGCGGACGTGCAACTCGATCCCGAACGCGTCGCCGCGATGATGCGCTACAACGAGGCGCTGAAGGATGCCGGCGTGCTGATCACGCTGGACGGCCTGCATCCGCCGTCGATGGGCGCCCGCGTCTCGTTTGCGACCGGCGTGCCTGTCGTGACCGACGGCCCCTTCGCCGAATCCAAGGAAGTGCTGGGCGGCTACTGGATGATCGAGGTCTCTTCGCGCGACGAGGCGATCGCCTGGGCCAAAAAGTGCCCGGCCTCGCCGAACGAAATCATCGAGATCCGCCAGGTGCAGGAAATGTCCGATTTTCCGCCTGACGCGGCTGCCGCCGGCTTCGAAAACCTGAAGAACTAG
- a CDS encoding YciI family protein — MLYAILCYHDEDFVGSWSKDQDEAVMKKLAVVQDKLTQQGRLGPVARLLPTTAAATLRKEDPPLVLDGPYAETKEQLLGFYIVDCKNLDEALDVARDLGAANPGGAYEVRPVGVFRPGGISA, encoded by the coding sequence ATGCTTTATGCGATCCTTTGCTATCATGACGAGGACTTCGTCGGCTCCTGGAGCAAGGACCAGGACGAGGCCGTGATGAAGAAGCTCGCCGTGGTGCAGGATAAGCTCACACAGCAGGGCCGGCTCGGCCCGGTGGCCCGGCTGCTGCCGACCACCGCGGCGGCGACCTTGCGCAAGGAAGACCCGCCGCTGGTGCTCGACGGCCCCTATGCCGAGACCAAGGAGCAGCTGCTCGGATTCTACATCGTCGACTGCAAGAACCTCGATGAGGCGCTCGACGTTGCGCGCGATCTCGGCGCGGCCAACCCCGGCGGCGCCTATGAGGTGCGTCCCGTCGGCGTGTTCAGGCCAGGAGGAATTTCGGCGTGA
- a CDS encoding DUF2852 domain-containing protein: protein MAYTADVNRWRGPSDQQQYERPHMLDTPWHPGWIAVTILGFIIWWPIGLALLFFTLGSRRMSCWSNQDRWQSKMERMQYKMDRMRGRMERRGFGFGFGPPSSGNRAFDEYRTETLQRLEEEQVEFKNFLDRLRHAKDKEEFDQFMAQHKTRPTPPPTDQQQG, encoded by the coding sequence ATGGCCTACACCGCTGATGTCAATCGCTGGCGCGGCCCCTCGGACCAACAGCAGTACGAGCGGCCCCACATGCTCGATACGCCCTGGCATCCTGGTTGGATTGCCGTGACCATTCTCGGCTTCATCATCTGGTGGCCGATCGGACTTGCCCTTCTCTTTTTCACACTCGGGAGCAGAAGAATGTCGTGCTGGAGCAACCAGGATCGCTGGCAGAGCAAGATGGAGCGGATGCAGTACAAGATGGACCGCATGCGCGGCCGCATGGAGCGCCGCGGCTTCGGCTTCGGCTTTGGCCCGCCGTCCTCCGGCAACCGCGCCTTCGACGAATACCGCACCGAGACGCTGCAGCGTCTCGAGGAGGAGCAGGTCGAATTCAAGAACTTCCTCGACCGTCTGCGTCACGCCAAGGACAAGGAAGAGTTCGACCAGTTCATGGCCCAGCACAAGACGCGTCCGACCCCGCCGCCGACCGACCAGCAGCAGGGCTGA
- a CDS encoding YciI family protein — translation MSTDTYLAVFLGSKNSPKWAAWNAMPEAERKAKEMEGMAAWKGWVEKHQGAIQAMGGPLGKTKRVDGTGTADIANEMGAFTVVRAASHEAAAKMFENHPHFAIFPGERVEIMPVLPIPGG, via the coding sequence ATGAGCACCGATACCTATCTCGCCGTCTTCCTCGGCAGCAAGAACAGTCCGAAATGGGCTGCGTGGAATGCGATGCCCGAGGCCGAGCGCAAGGCGAAGGAGATGGAGGGCATGGCGGCCTGGAAGGGCTGGGTCGAGAAGCACCAGGGTGCGATCCAGGCCATGGGCGGTCCGCTCGGCAAGACCAAGCGGGTCGACGGCACGGGCACCGCCGACATCGCCAATGAGATGGGCGCCTTCACCGTTGTCCGCGCCGCCTCGCACGAGGCGGCCGCCAAGATGTTCGAGAACCACCCGCATTTTGCGATCTTCCCCGGCGAGCGCGTCGAGATCATGCCGGTGCTGCCGATCCCGGGCGGCTAG
- a CDS encoding methyl-accepting chemotaxis protein: MRSPLGLRMRITIALALTAAATALIAVLGAMWIIAGIIDRADQRELRSHYDALLSRIAEESHRASAMSAVVAAMPATQEAMAKQDREALVRLFGPVFAATKSEYGVEQFQFHTAPATSFLRVHQPAKFGDDLSSFRKTVVDANQDHKVVVGLEGGVAGLGIRGVVPIAQAGKHLGSVEFGLTFGQSFLDDFKLNRHVDIAFHLADGAGFKLFGGTLKGKSFFDAADYGRAAGGGFTVKQAKLDATPVAALLGPINDFSGKPLGAVELVMDNADYEASADRAWMLAVAIAALGLVLAAIVGYLIARGISRPILSITSVMRELADGRLDVAVPKSKANDEVGAMVKAVAVFRDNAVNFSKLQADQLEAKAQSEAEKRRAFAALADNFEASIRDVVTTVSSAAVEMEHTARSMSDIVEQSRNRTRAVSSASALASENVQTVAAAAEELSSSMTEISRRLAHATEVVGKAASDGRQSNERVQSLADAAQRIGDVVSFINGIAGQTNLLALNATIEAARAGEAGRGFAVVASEVKALATQTAKATEEIGAQVTAVQGETTGAVEGIQSICATIQQVDEISAAIAAAVGQQGTATQEIAQNVQQAAARTGEVSQNIAGVTDGIAATGTAAEEVLVSAIELSKQSQRLRDEVDRFLAQIRAA; the protein is encoded by the coding sequence ATGCGCTCTCCCCTCGGCCTCAGGATGCGGATCACGATTGCGCTGGCGCTGACGGCGGCGGCCACCGCGCTGATTGCGGTGCTCGGGGCGATGTGGATCATCGCGGGCATCATCGACCGTGCCGACCAGCGCGAGCTGCGCAGCCACTATGATGCGCTGCTGTCGCGGATCGCGGAAGAGTCGCACCGCGCCTCCGCCATGAGCGCGGTCGTGGCCGCGATGCCGGCGACGCAGGAAGCGATGGCCAAGCAGGATCGCGAGGCGCTGGTGCGCCTGTTCGGGCCCGTGTTCGCCGCCACCAAATCGGAGTACGGCGTCGAGCAGTTCCAGTTCCATACGGCGCCCGCGACGTCCTTCCTGCGCGTGCACCAGCCGGCGAAGTTCGGCGACGACCTCTCGAGCTTCCGCAAGACCGTCGTCGACGCCAATCAGGACCACAAGGTCGTCGTCGGCCTCGAAGGCGGTGTCGCCGGGCTCGGCATCCGCGGCGTGGTGCCGATCGCCCAAGCCGGCAAACATCTCGGCTCGGTGGAATTCGGCCTGACCTTCGGGCAGTCCTTTCTCGACGATTTCAAGCTCAACCGCCATGTCGACATCGCCTTCCATCTCGCCGACGGCGCGGGCTTCAAGCTGTTCGGCGGCACGCTGAAGGGCAAGAGCTTCTTCGATGCGGCCGACTATGGCCGCGCCGCCGGCGGCGGCTTCACCGTGAAGCAGGCCAAGCTCGACGCGACGCCGGTCGCCGCGCTGCTCGGGCCGATCAACGACTTTTCCGGAAAACCGCTCGGCGCCGTCGAGCTGGTGATGGACAACGCCGATTACGAGGCCTCCGCCGACCGCGCCTGGATGCTCGCAGTCGCCATTGCCGCGCTCGGGCTCGTGCTGGCTGCGATCGTCGGCTATCTCATCGCCCGCGGCATCTCGCGGCCGATCCTCTCCATCACCAGCGTGATGCGCGAGCTCGCCGACGGCCGGCTCGACGTCGCGGTCCCCAAGAGCAAGGCGAACGACGAAGTCGGCGCCATGGTGAAGGCGGTCGCGGTGTTCCGTGACAACGCCGTCAATTTCAGCAAGCTTCAGGCCGATCAGCTCGAGGCCAAGGCACAGTCCGAGGCCGAGAAGCGACGCGCCTTTGCGGCGCTTGCCGACAATTTCGAGGCCAGCATCCGCGACGTCGTCACCACGGTGTCCTCGGCCGCGGTCGAGATGGAGCACACCGCGCGCTCGATGTCCGATATCGTCGAGCAGTCGCGCAATCGGACCCGCGCAGTCTCGTCGGCCTCGGCGCTGGCCTCGGAGAACGTACAGACAGTGGCGGCCGCGGCGGAAGAATTGTCCTCGTCGATGACCGAGATCAGCCGGCGGTTGGCGCATGCGACCGAAGTCGTGGGCAAGGCCGCAAGCGACGGACGGCAGTCGAACGAGCGGGTGCAGAGTTTAGCCGATGCCGCGCAAAGAATCGGCGACGTCGTCTCCTTCATCAACGGCATTGCGGGCCAGACCAATCTGCTGGCGCTGAATGCGACGATCGAAGCCGCGCGCGCGGGCGAAGCCGGCCGCGGCTTTGCGGTAGTCGCCTCCGAGGTCAAGGCGCTCGCGACCCAGACCGCGAAGGCGACGGAAGAAATCGGCGCGCAGGTGACGGCCGTCCAGGGCGAAACCACCGGCGCCGTCGAAGGTATCCAGTCGATCTGCGCGACGATTCAGCAGGTCGACGAAATCTCCGCCGCGATCGCCGCGGCCGTCGGCCAGCAGGGCACGGCGACGCAGGAGATCGCGCAGAACGTCCAGCAGGCCGCCGCGCGCACCGGCGAGGTTTCGCAGAACATCGCAGGCGTGACCGACGGCATCGCGGCGACGGGTACGGCCGCGGAAGAGGTGCTGGTCTCGGCGATCGAGCTGTCAAAGCAGTCGCAGCGCCTGCGCGACGAGGTGGATCGCTTCCTCGCGCAGATTCGCGCGGCGTAG
- a CDS encoding TetR/AcrR family transcriptional regulator, with translation MSWRKEQSRAERGYHHGNLKEALLQAALGLIAEKGAAGFTFADAARMAGVSAAAPYRHFRDRDELLSSIAQRGFEQFEQRLTAAWDDGRPDTVTAFERVGRAYLAFAREEPAFYNAMFESGLPVDANAALQAASERAFNVIRAAAERLAALAPPGAPRPPAMMMALHIWSMAHGVASLFSRGDAARRKLPMSPDELLEAEVLIYLRGLGFPTDRRPQGKSAEPPPVPPEASSGSGVPPGGPWGKPK, from the coding sequence ATGAGCTGGCGCAAGGAGCAGAGCCGCGCCGAGCGCGGCTATCACCACGGCAATCTGAAGGAAGCCCTGTTGCAGGCCGCCCTCGGGCTGATCGCCGAGAAGGGCGCGGCCGGCTTCACCTTTGCCGATGCGGCGCGCATGGCCGGCGTCAGCGCGGCGGCGCCTTACCGCCATTTTCGCGACCGTGACGAACTGTTGTCCTCGATCGCCCAGCGCGGTTTTGAGCAGTTCGAGCAGCGGCTCACCGCGGCCTGGGACGACGGGCGCCCCGACACCGTCACCGCGTTCGAGCGGGTCGGCCGGGCCTATCTCGCCTTCGCCCGCGAGGAGCCCGCCTTCTACAACGCGATGTTCGAATCCGGCCTGCCGGTCGATGCCAATGCGGCGCTGCAGGCCGCAAGCGAACGTGCTTTCAACGTCATTCGCGCAGCTGCAGAACGGCTTGCGGCGCTGGCGCCGCCCGGCGCGCCACGACCACCGGCGATGATGATGGCGCTTCACATCTGGTCGATGGCGCATGGCGTCGCCTCGCTGTTCTCGCGCGGGGATGCGGCGCGACGCAAGCTGCCGATGTCGCCGGATGAGCTGCTAGAGGCCGAGGTGCTGATCTATCTGCGCGGCCTCGGCTTCCCGACCGACCGCAGGCCGCAGGGAAAAAGCGCCGAGCCGCCGCCGGTGCCGCCGGAGGCATCCTCCGGTTCTGGGGTGCCTCCTGGCGGCCCCTGGGGCAAGCCGAAATAA
- a CDS encoding TetR/AcrR family transcriptional regulator, which translates to MVQKPKPRAAANESEGRGEPKHRGEPKHRGEPKHSGEPKRRGRPRAYEPDVALGKALDLFRRQGFAATSLDDLSEATGMNRPSLYGAFGDKRELYIKSYQRYREDARASMVEIFRQEMPVRQRLERIFASALNIYLSGETGPRGCFTVVTAASEAVGDPEIRAMVIDGLAELDKAFTNCFRRAREKGELPESADPAALALLASATVHSIAIRSRARVSRKDLEAIVKGAIDLMVGVKG; encoded by the coding sequence ATGGTACAAAAACCAAAGCCGCGAGCTGCTGCCAATGAGTCCGAGGGCCGCGGCGAACCCAAGCACCGCGGCGAACCCAAGCACCGCGGTGAACCTAAGCACAGTGGTGAACCTAAGCGCCGGGGACGGCCGCGCGCCTATGAGCCGGACGTCGCGCTCGGCAAGGCGCTCGACCTGTTCCGTAGGCAGGGCTTTGCCGCGACGTCGCTCGACGATCTCAGCGAGGCCACCGGCATGAACCGGCCAAGCCTCTATGGGGCTTTCGGCGACAAGCGTGAACTCTACATCAAGAGCTATCAGCGCTATCGCGAGGACGCGCGCGCATCGATGGTCGAGATCTTCCGCCAGGAGATGCCGGTCCGCCAGCGGCTGGAGCGCATCTTCGCCTCCGCGCTGAACATCTATCTGTCCGGCGAGACCGGCCCGCGCGGCTGTTTCACAGTGGTGACGGCGGCGTCGGAAGCCGTCGGCGATCCCGAGATCCGCGCCATGGTGATCGACGGCCTTGCCGAGCTCGACAAGGCTTTTACGAACTGCTTCCGCCGTGCGAGGGAAAAGGGCGAGTTGCCGGAAAGCGCGGATCCGGCCGCGCTGGCGCTGCTTGCATCCGCAACCGTCCACTCCATCGCGATCCGCTCCCGCGCGCGCGTCTCGCGCAAGGATCTCGAGGCGATCGTGAAGGGCGCTATCGATCTGATGGTAGGTGTTAAGGGGTAG
- a CDS encoding VOC family protein, whose protein sequence is MLNPYLFYQDTCEAAFNFYAKVLGGKIDAMMRLSEAPPSDMPPGPAGREKTIMHARLSLPDGSVLMGSDSPPEHVQKPQGFSISITVADPADGERKFNALADGGTVTMPFAKTFWAKGFGMCVDKFGIPWMVNCPAEGM, encoded by the coding sequence ATGCTCAATCCCTATCTGTTCTATCAGGACACATGCGAAGCGGCGTTCAACTTCTATGCCAAGGTCTTGGGCGGCAAGATCGACGCCATGATGCGCCTTTCCGAAGCGCCGCCATCTGATATGCCGCCGGGGCCGGCTGGCCGCGAGAAGACGATCATGCATGCGCGGCTGTCGTTGCCCGACGGCAGCGTGTTGATGGGCTCCGACTCCCCGCCCGAGCATGTTCAAAAGCCGCAGGGCTTTTCGATCTCGATCACGGTCGCGGACCCCGCCGACGGCGAGCGCAAGTTCAACGCGCTCGCCGATGGCGGCACCGTCACGATGCCCTTCGCCAAGACATTCTGGGCCAAGGGCTTTGGCATGTGCGTCGACAAGTTCGGCATTCCCTGGATGGTGAACTGCCCCGCCGAAGGAATGTGA
- a CDS encoding 2-hydroxyacid dehydrogenase: protein MTVGILAVLINSTQQNWLPERWKARFDAVCGGRPVVLLPNAGLDPTEVHYAAVWKPVPGDLGSFPNLRAIFNLGAGVDALMADKSLPNVPLVRVAVPDLTNRMTEYVVLHVLMHHRQELYLRDSQRAKRWEPLYQWPASALTVGVMGLGTLGADAADVLRRLGFRVAGWSRSPRTIEGVECFHGTAGMDAFLRKTDILVSLLPLTPDTNGILNRDVFAKLNRTSPLGAPVLINAGRGALQNEADILACLDDGTLGAASLDVFVQEPQPKDSRFWTHPKVVLTPHNAADTDADAISAYVAEQIARFEAGGALENVVDRGRGY from the coding sequence ATGACCGTGGGCATACTGGCCGTCCTGATCAACAGCACGCAGCAGAACTGGCTGCCGGAGCGCTGGAAGGCCCGGTTCGATGCGGTCTGCGGCGGTCGCCCCGTGGTGCTGCTGCCCAATGCCGGGCTCGATCCGACGGAAGTGCACTATGCCGCGGTGTGGAAGCCGGTACCGGGCGACCTCGGCTCCTTTCCGAATCTGCGGGCCATCTTCAATCTCGGCGCCGGCGTCGATGCGCTGATGGCGGACAAGAGCCTGCCCAACGTGCCGCTGGTCCGCGTCGCCGTGCCTGACCTCACCAACCGCATGACCGAATATGTCGTGCTGCACGTGCTGATGCACCACCGCCAGGAGCTTTACCTGCGGGACTCGCAACGTGCCAAACGCTGGGAGCCCCTATATCAGTGGCCGGCGAGTGCGCTCACCGTCGGCGTCATGGGATTGGGCACACTCGGTGCCGACGCGGCCGACGTGCTGCGGCGGCTCGGCTTCCGCGTCGCCGGCTGGAGCCGCAGCCCGCGGACGATCGAAGGCGTCGAGTGCTTCCACGGCACGGCGGGAATGGATGCATTCCTGCGCAAGACCGACATCCTGGTGTCGCTGCTGCCGCTGACGCCTGACACAAACGGCATTCTCAACCGCGACGTCTTCGCAAAACTCAACCGCACGAGCCCGCTCGGCGCGCCGGTGCTGATCAATGCCGGCCGTGGGGCCTTGCAGAACGAAGCCGACATCCTGGCCTGCCTCGACGACGGCACGCTCGGCGCCGCCTCGCTCGATGTCTTCGTGCAGGAGCCGCAGCCAAAGGACAGCCGGTTCTGGACCCACCCCAAGGTGGTGCTGACCCCGCACAACGCCGCCGACACCGACGCGGATGCGATCTCGGCCTATGTCGCCGAGCAGATCGCGAGGTTCGAGGCGGGTGGCGCGCTGGAGAATGTGGTGGATCGCGGAAGGGGGTATTGA
- a CDS encoding RNA polymerase sigma factor, translating to MSEADTAWIETALTSARPQAVGALLRYFRDLDTAEEAFQNACLRALKTWPQKGPPRDPAAWLIMVGRNVAIDEVRRTRKQQPLPEDDQAISDLDDAEGALAERLDGSHYRDDILRLMFICCHPQLPATQQIALALRIVSGLTVKQIARAFLVSDAAMEQRITRAKAKVAEAGTPFETPGPIERSERLAGVAAMIYLIFNEGYSASGDTAEIRKPLCEEAIRLARLLLRLFQSEPEIMGLTALILLQHARSAARFAKDGSLILLDDQDRSLWNRTMIAEGLALIDKAMRHRRSGPYQIQAAIAALHARASTPDETDWTQIDLLYGALELVQPSPVVTLNRAVAVSKVRGPQAALDLIEPLAPKLSNYFHFYGVRGAFLMQLGRNDEARVAFDRAIALANTSAEAAHIRMHIDRLIRDSQPKGANGGARQGAKAK from the coding sequence GTGAGCGAGGCTGACACTGCCTGGATCGAGACCGCGCTGACCTCGGCGCGTCCGCAAGCGGTCGGCGCGCTGCTGCGCTATTTCCGCGATCTCGATACGGCCGAGGAGGCCTTTCAGAACGCCTGCCTGCGCGCGCTCAAGACCTGGCCGCAGAAAGGGCCTCCGCGCGATCCCGCGGCCTGGCTGATCATGGTCGGCCGCAACGTCGCGATCGACGAAGTGCGCCGTACCCGCAAGCAGCAGCCACTGCCCGAGGACGATCAGGCGATCTCCGATCTCGATGATGCCGAAGGCGCGCTCGCCGAGCGGCTCGACGGCTCGCACTATCGCGACGACATTTTGCGGCTGATGTTCATCTGCTGCCATCCGCAGCTGCCGGCGACGCAGCAGATCGCGCTCGCGCTACGCATCGTCTCCGGCCTGACCGTGAAGCAGATCGCGCGCGCCTTCCTGGTCTCGGACGCCGCGATGGAGCAGCGCATCACCCGCGCCAAGGCCAAGGTCGCGGAGGCCGGGACACCGTTCGAAACGCCAGGCCCGATCGAGCGTTCCGAACGCCTCGCCGGTGTCGCCGCGATGATCTATCTGATCTTCAACGAGGGCTATTCGGCGAGCGGCGACACTGCCGAGATCCGCAAGCCGCTGTGCGAGGAAGCGATCCGGCTGGCGCGGCTGCTGCTGCGGCTATTCCAGAGCGAGCCAGAGATCATGGGGCTGACGGCCCTGATCCTGTTGCAGCACGCGCGCAGCGCCGCGCGCTTCGCCAAAGACGGCTCGCTCATTCTCCTGGACGACCAGGATCGCTCGCTGTGGAACCGCACCATGATTGCGGAGGGGCTGGCGCTGATCGACAAGGCGATGCGCCACCGCCGCAGCGGGCCCTACCAGATCCAGGCCGCGATCGCCGCGCTGCATGCGCGGGCGTCGACGCCGGACGAGACCGACTGGACCCAGATTGACCTGCTCTACGGCGCGCTTGAATTGGTGCAGCCCTCGCCGGTGGTGACGCTCAACCGCGCGGTCGCGGTCTCAAAGGTGCGCGGCCCGCAAGCGGCGCTCGACCTGATCGAGCCGCTGGCGCCGAAACTTTCCAACTACTTCCATTTCTACGGCGTGCGCGGTGCCTTCCTGATGCAGCTCGGCCGCAACGACGAAGCCCGAGTAGCCTTCGACCGCGCCATTGCGCTGGCCAACACCTCGGCCGAAGCCGCCCACATCCGCATGCACATTGATCGGCTGATCAGGGACAGCCAGCCGAAGGGAGCCAATGGTGGCGCCAGGCAGGGCGCGAAGGCCAAGTGA
- a CDS encoding glutathione binding-like protein, with translation MDLYFSPLACSMATRVALYEAGAEANYLEVDPPTKKVLNDGSDFRTVNPIGLVPTLRTDEGVVLTENAAILQYVADRFPQSGLGASAGIDRTRLHQWLCFIGTESHKGLFVPVLDRKASQDVKAYVLEKNLSRLDYLDNYLEGREFLLDHFSVADAYLVTVINWTMATPPIELAKWPNVKAYYERLRQRPSIAKAIAEEFELYKAEQARKKATA, from the coding sequence ATGGATCTTTATTTCTCCCCGCTCGCCTGTTCCATGGCGACGCGCGTCGCGCTCTATGAGGCCGGCGCCGAGGCGAATTATCTCGAAGTCGATCCGCCGACCAAGAAAGTGCTGAACGATGGCTCCGACTTCCGCACCGTCAACCCGATCGGCCTGGTGCCGACGCTGCGCACCGACGAGGGCGTGGTGCTGACCGAGAACGCCGCGATCCTGCAATATGTCGCCGACCGTTTCCCGCAATCGGGCCTCGGCGCGAGCGCCGGCATCGATCGCACCCGGTTGCATCAATGGCTCTGCTTCATTGGCACCGAGTCGCACAAGGGCCTGTTCGTGCCCGTGCTCGACCGCAAGGCGTCGCAGGACGTAAAGGCCTACGTGCTGGAGAAGAACCTGTCGCGGCTCGACTATCTCGACAATTACCTCGAGGGGCGCGAGTTCCTGCTCGACCATTTCAGCGTGGCCGATGCCTATCTCGTCACGGTCATCAACTGGACCATGGCGACGCCGCCGATCGAGCTCGCGAAATGGCCGAACGTGAAGGCCTATTACGAGCGCCTACGGCAGCGGCCGTCGATCGCAAAAGCTATCGCGGAGGAGTTCGAGCTGTACAAGGCCGAACAGGCGCGGAAGAAGGCGACGGCGTAA
- a CDS encoding SDR family NAD(P)-dependent oxidoreductase, whose product MPASPQKVALITGAARGIGLATAKKFLAEGWRVALLDIEGELLGRAVAEIGQSEATQALTCDISDSAAVGAAMKAVEQRFGRLDALVNNAGIAVFAPLMETSEADWRRVLEVNLTGPFLCTKAAVPLMRDGNGGAIVNITSISAVRASTLRSAYGTSKAGLAHLTKQLAVELASLNIRVNAVAPGPVDTAMAKQVHTKEIRADYHDAIPLNRYGLEVELAEAIFFLCSERASYITGQILAVDGGFDAAGIGLPTLRGERRNG is encoded by the coding sequence ATGCCCGCCTCCCCGCAAAAAGTCGCCCTCATCACCGGAGCCGCGCGCGGCATCGGGCTTGCAACCGCGAAGAAATTCCTGGCCGAGGGCTGGCGGGTGGCGCTGCTCGATATCGAGGGCGAGTTGCTCGGCCGCGCGGTCGCCGAGATCGGCCAAAGCGAGGCGACGCAGGCGCTGACCTGCGACATCTCGGATAGCGCCGCGGTCGGCGCCGCGATGAAAGCGGTCGAGCAGCGCTTTGGTCGGCTCGATGCACTGGTCAACAATGCCGGCATTGCGGTGTTCGCGCCGCTGATGGAGACATCGGAGGCCGACTGGCGCCGCGTGCTCGAAGTCAACCTCACGGGTCCGTTCCTCTGCACCAAGGCCGCGGTGCCGTTGATGCGCGACGGCAATGGCGGCGCCATCGTCAACATCACCTCGATCTCGGCCGTTCGCGCCTCGACGTTGCGCTCGGCCTACGGCACCAGCAAAGCCGGGCTTGCGCACCTCACCAAGCAGCTCGCGGTCGAGCTCGCTTCGCTCAACATCCGCGTCAATGCGGTCGCACCGGGGCCGGTCGACACCGCGATGGCGAAGCAGGTGCACACCAAGGAGATCCGCGCCGACTATCACGACGCCATCCCGCTCAACCGCTACGGCCTGGAGGTGGAACTCGCAGAAGCGATCTTCTTCCTGTGCTCGGAGCGCGCGAGCTACATCACCGGCCAAATTTTGGCCGTCGATGGCGGCTTCGATGCGGCCGGCATCGGCCTGCCGACGCTGCGGGGCGAACGGCGGAACGGGTAA
- a CDS encoding SRPBCC family protein, translated as MLKAIAIVAMVLAVGIAGILVFALTKPNTFRVERSLALKAPAEAIYPLVSDFRFWTSWSPYEGRDPAMKRTFGGTAAGKGATYAWDGNNNVGAGHMEILEASTPSKLRIKLDFERPFEGHNTAEFTFVPQGDATLVTWAMYGPAPFMSKVMQVFINMDTMIGKDFEAGLASLKKLTEK; from the coding sequence ATGCTGAAAGCCATTGCCATTGTCGCCATGGTGCTCGCGGTCGGGATCGCGGGCATCCTCGTCTTCGCCCTCACAAAACCCAACACGTTCCGCGTCGAGCGCTCGCTCGCGCTGAAGGCGCCGGCCGAAGCGATCTATCCGCTCGTCTCCGATTTCCGCTTCTGGACCAGCTGGTCGCCCTATGAGGGGCGCGATCCCGCCATGAAGCGCACCTTCGGAGGGACTGCGGCTGGAAAGGGTGCGACCTATGCCTGGGACGGCAACAACAATGTCGGTGCCGGCCATATGGAGATCCTCGAGGCGAGCACGCCGTCGAAACTCCGCATCAAGCTCGATTTCGAGCGGCCCTTCGAGGGCCATAACACGGCCGAGTTCACGTTTGTGCCGCAAGGTGATGCCACACTGGTCACCTGGGCGATGTACGGTCCGGCCCCCTTCATGTCGAAAGTGATGCAGGTCTTCATCAACATGGACACCATGATCGGCAAGGATTTCGAGGCCGGTCTCGCCAGCCTGAAGAAGCTCACCGAGAAGTAA